A genomic window from Punica granatum isolate Tunisia-2019 chromosome 2, ASM765513v2, whole genome shotgun sequence includes:
- the LOC116197858 gene encoding BURP domain-containing protein BNM2A-like, with translation MKMFISLQRETMALPLASRIFLFFFQFALLYSAQGREAPKTQWKDVTDKEMYDITKHSVDEHFWIYAKQYKKMRDDGGAQMMADQNPEVDDFFWIYSKKAKETIGNQDDGCDQGAGDMHQKQEIDDIFWIYRKKAEEGSGRRVDGDVMHRDHFWIYTKKAKDVNLDMGNGDAQWMDEKQSGDNLWGYAKNPKGISPDDHGHDHHQHRHMKPSFHVFFTLEDLKIGKTMPLYFPRKPDPLKTHQLLSREESESIPFSSSELPHLLDYFSFSECSPQAKAMEYTIEQCELQPIKGEVKYCATSLEAMFDYAQQILGPRTKSRVLTTTYLSMKKTAAPLQNYTILKAPKQVAAPRMVGCHPMPYPYVVFYCHSTLQSENKLFQVSLGGPDGQRVEAVAVCHMDTSQWDPNQVSFRALNIEPGSSPVCHFFPVDSLIWVPLPQV, from the exons atgaagatgTTCATAAGCCTCCAGAGAGAAACAATGGCCCTTCCTCTTGCTTCCCggatcttcctcttcttcttccagtTTGCCCTGCTG TACTCTGCTCAAGGGAGAGAGGCTCCTAAAACACAATGGAAAGATGTCACCGATAAGGAAATGTACGACATCACAAAGCATTCAGTCGACGAGCATTTCTGGATCTATGCCAAGCAATATAAGAAGATGAGGGATGATGGTGGTGCTCAGATGATGGCCGATCAAAATCCAGAAGTAGACGACTTTTTCTGGATTTACAGTAAGAAAGCCAAGGAAACGATTGGAAACCAAGATGATGGTTGTGATCAAGGTGCTGGTGATAtgcatcaaaagcaagaaataGATGACATTTTCTGGATTTACCGTAAGAAAGCCGAGGAAGGTTCGGGACGCAGAGTTGATGGTGATGTTATGCATCGAGACCATTTCTGGATTTACACGAAGAAAGCTAAAGATGTGAATCTCGACATGGGCAATGGCGACGCTCAGTGGATGGATGAAAAGCAGTCCGGAGACAATTTATGGGGCTATGCAAAGAATCCAAAGGGCATAAGCCCGGATGATCATGGTCATGACCACCATCAGCATCGACACATGAAACCATCTTTCCATGTCTTCTTCACCTTGGAGGACCTTAAGATCGGGAAGACAATGCCCCTCTACTTCCCAAGAAAACCAGACCCCTTGAAGACCCATCAGCTGCTCTCAAGAGAAGAATCCGAGTCTATCCCTTTCTCGTCCTCTGAACTCCCCCACCTCTTGGACTACTTCTCCTTCTCCGAGTGCTCTCCTCAGGCCAAAGCCATGGAATACACTATCGAGCAGTGCGAGCTCCAGCCGATCAAGGGAGAGGTCAAGTACTGTGCCACTTCACTGGAGGCGATGTTCGACTATGCCCAGCAAATACTTGGGCCCAGGACAAAGTCCCGTGTCCTGACCACCACATACCTCTCCATGAAGAAAACTGCCGCCCCTCTCCAGAATTACACTATCCTGAAGGCTCCAAAGCAG GTTGCGGCTCCCAGGATGGTCGGGTGCCACCCCATGCCTTACCCTTACGTGGTGTTCTACTGCCACAGCACGCTTCAGAGTGAGAACAAGCTGTTCCAGGTCTCCCTGGGGGGTCCAGACGGGCAGAGAGTGGAGGCTGTTGCAGTATGTCACATGGACACATCCCAGTGGGACCCCAACCAGGTGTCCTTCCGTGCGCTCAACATCGAGCCCGGTTCCTCCCCCGTCTGCCACTTCTTTCCTGTTGATAGTCTCATTTGGGTACCTTTGCCCCAGGTCTAG